The DNA segment AAAACTGCACCGGCGCACCGCTCACGCTTGCGCCGAACTCGCCGAGGATCTTGCCGTAGCTGTGGCTCGCGGGAGCGAACGCGATAATCTCGCCGACATCCGCCGCCCAGCGCTGGTAGATCAAGCGCGCCTCGCAGGCCATCTGCGCATGGCTGCGCAACCATTGCCGCGGCGCCCCAGTGGAGCCTGAGGTTTGAAACAGCTGGTGCTGGCTCACACGCTGGCCTGCAAAGTCAGTTGGTCCTCGAGCTTTTGCGCGACGAAGCGCTGCATCTTGTCCAGGGTCTCGAACCAGAAGCGCACGTCGTCGCTGAGGTAGTCCACTTCGATCTCAAAGCACTGCTCGATCGCGGTGATCACTTCGACCGCCATCAGGCTATCGAAGCGCTCGCCGATGAAATCGCGAAAACTGGCGTGGCGATCGAGGCAGGCGACCTCGGCGCCGAGCAGTTGCTCAAGCGTGTGACGAATGCGCTGTTCAATAGAGAGGGTATTCACGAGCGTGTGCTTCCTTGTGGTGAGCCTGCGTTGATCAGCGCGGAACCTGCGCTGTAGAACACCTGTGCAGGCGCGATGGGGTCGAATTGCAAATAAATGAATGCGCCGCTGTAAGTGGCGCGTAGCCCGGCATACAAGCCGTCGGCCAGCACCTGCTGGGCGAGCGCGTCGCGCTCTTCAGAGCAGGTGATGCGCAGGTGAAATTGCGCAGGCTTGCCCTGGCGATCGACGCTGGGCAGCGGCATGCCGGCGCTGAACACGCAGTCCAGCGGCAAGGGGGCGAAGAACACCATGCAGTGCGCAGGGTCGGCGCCGAGCTCCTTGAACACCCGGGTGAAGCCCAGGGCGATGCGCTTACGCTCGATCAGCGCCAACGGCGCGCAGGCGACAGTAATGGTGGGCATGGGCCAGTCCTTAGGAGAGGTGGAGGATGGGTAGCTGCGTACGTGCGCCGTTGACCAACGCCAGCAATAGCTGGCCCAGACAGGCAGACAGTGCGTCCTGGCCCTCCAGGTACAACGGCGACCAGGCAAAGCCCTGCCCAGCGCCGACCTTGTCGAGGAAAAAGCCCAGGTGCGGGATATCGATCGGCAACTCAAGGGCGAGCGCCAACGCCAGCGCCTGATAGGTGCTGAGCAAATCAGGGATGCGCTGGCCCTGATTGGCAAAGCCACCTTGGCGCACTTTGTGCGCGGCGAGCAGCGTCGCAGCCTCGGCCTTCACGTCCAGGCCCAGATAGGCCAGGCAGCCCAATGCCTGCAACCCCGCGCGCAAGGACGACTGGCCTCGGGGATAGGCCGAATAGGCAATTACACCGCCCTCCTCGCGGCGGCAGCTGCGCACGAAGCGTTCCAGGCTGGGCAGATCCACCCCGGCACTGTCGTTCAGCGCTTGCAGGATCGACACCGCCGAGGCGCTGGAGACCAGATCCGAGCCGCGCCCTTCCCAGAAACCGAAACCACCATCGGGGTTCTGTAACGAGGCCAGCCACTGGCCGATGGCCTGGCGCGCCCTTGGCTGCTCGGCAAACGCCCCAGCGGCCAGGCCCCAAGCAGTACAGCGCAGCTCGGCGCCACGCCCGGGCATGTACATGATCCCGGCTTCATTGGGCATCTGGCAGCCTTCGATCCAGCGCAACGCAGCATCACGATCATCATCGCCAAAGCCATTGCCGAGCAGGCCCGCTGCGGTGCTCAAGACATCGGCGGCGCTGCTCACTTCACGGTAGCTGTAGCCACCCTGGGGCATGGCCAGGGTAGCGATGAACGACGCCAGCGCATCGGCCATATGCTCAACCGGTTGGCCCATCGCCTTGAGCGAGCCCACGGCGCAGAACACCGCCCAGACATCCTCGCCGTCGTAACCATCCCAACGCACGAATCCGCCACCTGGCCCACGCAGGGCCTCGATCCAGGCCACGCAGCGCTGTTGATCCAGCGGCTGCGCGTTGAGTTCGGCCAGGCTTGCGGTGGCGCGATAGGTCGCCCACAAGCACGGCGATTGCGCCGTCTCGCTGAAGCGAAAGCCGCCTGCCTCAACTTGCTGCGCCTGCAGCCAGCCGATCAGCCGCGGCCGGTCCCAGGCCGGTGCGCGCAGGCCCGCTCGTGCAAGGGCGCGGGCGGCCATCACGCCGTAGAAGCAGGCGCGGGTATCGGCCACATCACGCTTGGCGAAATCAGCTGACCAGCTCAGGCCGCCGTTGGCGCACTGCAAGCCGTCGAGCCAGCGGTACAGGGCGTCGGCGTCGCGTACCTGGCCATTGCACACGTCCAACAAGGTGCGCAGTGCATAGTGAGTTGCCCAGGCATCTGCGGTTTGCCCTGGGCACATGGCATAGGCGTCGCCATCGAACAGGGTATCGATCCACTGCGCGGTAGCCTCGCGCTGATCGACCGGCGCGGCGAGATCCTTGAGCGTTTCGGTGCAATAGAATGTCGCCCAGGCATCGGAGGGCATGCCTTTGCTCCAGGCATAGCCGCCATCACGGTTGCGCCGAGACTGGATATAGGCCTGCAGCTGCGCCACGTTCGCGCTGGGCAGCCGCTCGATCCAGGCCAGGCTGCGGATTGCCGCGTAGGTGCACCACAAATCCGGTTGATGGTTAGCCAGGCCTCGCCCTTGCGGGAAGCGCGGCTGTTGCAGCAAACGCTCGTTCATTGCTGGCCACCGACAAAACGCAGGTTGGTTTTCTTCCAGCTTTTCTGCGAAGCGCCGCTCTTGCTCAGGGCCGAGAGATTGTTGACGAACAGGATG comes from the Pseudomonas urmiensis genome and includes:
- a CDS encoding acyl carrier protein; its protein translation is MNTLSIEQRIRHTLEQLLGAEVACLDRHASFRDFIGERFDSLMAVEVITAIEQCFEIEVDYLSDDVRFWFETLDKMQRFVAQKLEDQLTLQASV
- a CDS encoding prenyltransferase/squalene oxidase repeat-containing protein, producing the protein MNERLLQQPRFPQGRGLANHQPDLWCTYAAIRSLAWIERLPSANVAQLQAYIQSRRNRDGGYAWSKGMPSDAWATFYCTETLKDLAAPVDQREATAQWIDTLFDGDAYAMCPGQTADAWATHYALRTLLDVCNGQVRDADALYRWLDGLQCANGGLSWSADFAKRDVADTRACFYGVMAARALARAGLRAPAWDRPRLIGWLQAQQVEAGGFRFSETAQSPCLWATYRATASLAELNAQPLDQQRCVAWIEALRGPGGGFVRWDGYDGEDVWAVFCAVGSLKAMGQPVEHMADALASFIATLAMPQGGYSYREVSSAADVLSTAAGLLGNGFGDDDRDAALRWIEGCQMPNEAGIMYMPGRGAELRCTAWGLAAGAFAEQPRARQAIGQWLASLQNPDGGFGFWEGRGSDLVSSASAVSILQALNDSAGVDLPSLERFVRSCRREEGGVIAYSAYPRGQSSLRAGLQALGCLAYLGLDVKAEAATLLAAHKVRQGGFANQGQRIPDLLSTYQALALALALELPIDIPHLGFFLDKVGAGQGFAWSPLYLEGQDALSACLGQLLLALVNGARTQLPILHLS